TGACGTTATCAGCCTCGCGCCGATCGCAAATGTGAAGATCGATTCGCTGCTGGTGCGCACGGTCGCGGCGGCGGTGAAGAAGAGCACGCTCTCCATGCCTGTCGGCTATACGGAGGCCGGGGTGGATACGGCGTGGAGCGCCGTCGCGGAGGCCGCGCATCCGCGCCTCTATGTGGAGGCGCCGCTCTCGGCGGTGCAGATGGAGTTTGTCTGCAATAAGAAGCCAGAAGGGATCATCGAGATGATCGGCAAGCTCGTGCGCAAGAGCCGCGGGCTTTGCGAAGATGTGGAGTTCGCCGCCGTCGACGCCACCCGCAGCGAGCCGGAGTTCCTCTATCAGGCGCTGCGTACGGCGCTCGCCGCCGGCGCTTCCACCGTGACGGTCTGCGATTCGGCGGGGACGATGATGCCCTACGAGTTCAATAATTTTGTCAAAGAGATATACGCCAACGTGCCGGAGCTCAAGGAGGCGGCGCTCGCCGTCAAGTGTTCCAACGAGCTTTCGATGGCGGCGGCCTGCGCGGTATCGGCCGTCAAGGCGGGAGCCTCCGAGGTCGACGTGGTCGTCAGCGGCGGCTGCGCGCCCGAGCTGGAGACGGCCTCGCACATCATCCGCACTCGCGGCGACGACTGCGGCTTTTTCAGCGGCATAAAGTACACGGAGCTGCATCGCTCGATCGCGCAGATGCACTGGATCTCCCGCTCCGAGCGCAGCAAGACGAGCGCCTTTGACACGGGATTCTCAATATCCGACGGCTCGGGTATCAGGCTGGACGCGAACGACGATATCACCGCGGTCGGCAAGGCGGTGGAGCGTCTCGGCTACGACCTCTCGGAGGAGGATATGGTGAAGGTCTACGATACCTTTATCAACGTCGCCGCCAAGAAGTCGGTTGGCACGAAGGAGCTGGAGGCGATCATCGCCACGAGCGCCCTGCAGGTGCCGCCGGCCTATGAGCTGGTGAGCTTTGTCATCAACAGCGGCAACGTCATCAGCGCGACGGCCAATATCCACTGCCGCCGCGACGGTGAGGATCTTTTCGGCCTCGCGGTCGGCGACGGGCCGATCGACGCCTCCTTCCTCGCGATCGAGCAGATCACCGGACACCATTACGAGCTCGACGATTTCCAGATTCAGGCCGTCACCGAGGGGCGCGAGGCGATGGGCTCGACGCTCGTCAAGCTCCGTTCTAACGGCAAGCTCTATTCCGGCAACGGGATTTCAACGGACATCATCGGTTCCAGCATCAGGGCCTATTTCAACGCCCTGAATAAGATTTCATACGAGGAGAATCACAGATAATGAAGCTTTCATTTTCGACTTTCGGGTGGCATGACTATACATGGGAGGACTTCTGCGCCGTCGCCAAAGACGGCGGCTTCGCGGGGATAGAGGTACACAATATCCACGAGCCGACGCTCGTGAAGAAAAACAGTATCTTTGACCCGGCAAGGGCCAACGCCGCGCACCGCGAGATGACCGAGGCTGGGCTTTCGATCCCCTGCATCGACGCCTGGCATAATATCGCAGACGGCGCGAAGTTTGAAGACAACTGCGCCGAGATCATGGATTATATCAATACCGCGAAGAGCCTGCGCGTACCCTATGTGCGCCTCGGCGCGAAGGATACGGGAAGTTCGTTCGCGGATGAGCGCGCCGCGGTGATGAGGGTGCTGGAAAAAATGCTGCCCGCCGCGCAGGAGGCCGGCGTGACGCTGCTGATCGAGACCATAGGGATATTTTCCGATACCGATAAACTCTGCGATGTGCTCAATTCCTTCTCCTGCGACAACCTCGCCGCGCTCTGGGATATGCAGCATACCTTCCGCGACGCGGGCGAGGCGCCGGAAAAAACGGTCAAGAATCTCGGCGCCTATATCAAACATGTGCACCTGAAGGATTCCGACGTCGTTGACGGCGTGATGGAGTACCGTCTCATCTGCGAGGGCAGCCTGCCGGTCGACGCGATGATGCGCGCCCTCTATTCGCTGAACTATGACGGTTTTATCTCGATGGAGTGGGACCCTCAGTGGGTGCCCGATATCGAGAGCATCGAGCTGATCTCCCTGCATTTTGTAAATACGATGAACCGTTTCGGCAACCCCGCGCGCATGGTGAAATCGAAGCGCCTTTATGAGAACAAGCGCGGCACGGGGCTCTATCCGTGGCAGAAGGACAAGCTGATCGAAAAGACCTTCGGCGCGGTGCTTGACCGTGTCGTCGAGGAATTTCCCGACCAGTACGCCTTTAAATACACGACGCTCAACTACACGCGGACCTATTCGGAGTTCCGCGACGACGTCGACGAATTCGCGCGCGCGCTGATCTCGCTCGGCGTGGGCCCCGGCAGCCACGTGGCGATCTGGGCGACGAACCTGCCCCAGTGGTACGTCACCTTCTGGGCGACGACGAAGATCGGCGCGGTGTTGGTCACCGTCAACACCGCCTACAAGATCCACGAGGCCGAGTACCTGCTGCGGCAGTCCGATACCCACACGCTCGTGATGATCAAGGGCTTCCGCGATTCGCACTATGACGAGATCGTCAAAGAGCTCTGTCCCGAACTGGAGACCGCCGCGGCCGGCAAGCCGCTGGCCTGCCGCCGCCTGCCCTTCCTGCGCAACGTCATCACCGTCGATTTCAAGATGAAGGGATGCCTTACCTGGGAAGAGGCCGTCTCCCGCGCGCACATGACGCCGCTGGAGGAGGTGCACCGCCTCGCCGCCGCCGTCGACATCCATGACGTCTGCAATATGCAGTACACCAGCGGTACCACGGGCTTCCCCAAAGGCGTCATGCTCACGCACTACAACGTCGTCAACAACGGCAAGTGCATCGGCGACCGCATGGACCTCTCGACGGCCGACCGCATGATGATCCAGGTGCCGATGTTCCATTGCTTCGGGATGGTGCTCGCGATGACTGCCTCGATGACGCACGCCGCCACGCTGTCGCCGCTGCCCTATTTCTCGACGAAGGCCTCGCTCGCCTGCATCAATCAGGAGCGCATCACCTGCTTCCACGGCGTGCCGACGATGTTCATCGCGATGATGGAGCATGAGGATTTCGACAAAACCGACTTTTCCTACATGCGCACGGGGATCATGGCGGGCAGCCCCTGTCCGATCTCAAAGATGCGCGACGTCGTCGACAAGATGAATATGAAGGAGATCGTCATCGTCTACGGACAGACGGAGGCCTCGCCGGGCTGCACGATGAGCGACACCGGCGACTCTCTGGAGGTGCGCGTCGAGACCGTCGGACACGCGCTGCCGGAGATCGAGTGCCGCGTGGTGGACCCGGAGACGGGCGAAGAGCTGCCCGACGAGGTGCCGGGAGAGTTCGTCGCGCGCGGCTACAATATAATGAAGGGCTACTACAAGATGCCCGAGGCGACGGCGGCGGCGATCGACGCCGACGGCTGGCTTCACACGGGAGATCTCGCCTGCCGCACGGCGGCGGGAGATTACCGCATTACGGGCCGCCTGAAGGATATGATCATCCGCGGCGGCGAGAACATCTATCCGAAGGAGCTGGAGGAGTTCCTCTACACGCATCCGAAGGTCAAGGATGTGCAGGTGATAGGCGTCCCCGACGAAGCGCTCGGCGAGGAGATCTGCGCCTGCGTCGTGCTCAAGGAGGGGGAGGAGGCCACAGAGGCCGAGATCAAAGAATTTTTCCTCTCGCACATGGCGCGCCACAAGTGCCCGCGGTATATCGACTTCGTCGATGATTTCCCGATGAACGCGGCGGGGAAGATCCTGAAATACAAGATGCGCGAGGACGCGGTGAAGAAGTACGGGCTGGAGAATGCGGCGGCCGTCAAAACCGCTTAAAACCGGCGTTTTGGTTTGCTGCATATAAACGCCGATTTCCTTCGGGCGGGGGAAAGATAAACTGGGATTTATCTTTTTAAGCCTCCCTCGCCGAGGCGGCCAGGGAGCCAAATCAGAGTTTTTCTGATTTGTGCGACTCGGCTGGCAGTTACACCAGAGGTGGTAGCCGCGTGTTTTTTGCGGCTGACGGAAGGAGTGTTGCACTGTGCGGCGCATGTTTTCAGCGCCACGCAGTGCCCGCGGCGGAAGCCGCGGAAGGCCAAAGACAAAACCAAGGTCAAATCTCCTCCACCCGCCTGCGGCGGGAGCCCCCTCGGAGAGGGAGCCTTTTAAAGGGCAAAGCCAAACCCGACGACTCTAGGCTCCGGCTCGGAGGCCGGAGCGCTAAACAGCAATTTATCCTCAATAGATACATTGTGATAGAATCTATAAGACAGTCTCCTATATTGGTTCATTAATTGCGGCAATAGCTGGCAAAGTAGTTAAGATAAAATTCCGGAACGCTTGAAAGGGGTCCGTGCAGTGAAAGAAAAAAAACTGGTAACGATGGACGGAAACGAGGCGGCGGCCTATATAGCCTACGCCTTTACCGAAGTGGCGGCGATATATCCGATCACTCCCTCTTCGCCGATGGCGGAGAAGACTGACGCATGGTCCGCCAAGGGCAAGAAGAATATCTTCGGGCAGACCGTCTCGCTGATAGAGATGCAGTCCGAGGCGGGCGCGGCGGCGGCCGTGCACGGCGCGCTTGAGACCGGGGCGCTGGCCGCCTCTTTTACATCTTCGCAGGGATTGATGCTGATGATCCCGGTGCTTCACAGGCTCTCGGGGCAGCGTCATCCCGGCGTGCTCCACGTGGCGGCGCGCACCGTCGGCACCCACGCCTTCTCGATCTTCGGGGACCATTCCGATGTGATGAACTGCCGCCAGTGCGGACTCGCGATGCTGGCGACCGGCAGCGTACAGGAGATCATGGATCTCGCCGGCGTCGCCCACCTAGCGGCGATCAAGGCGCGCATCCCCTTCATGCATTTCTTCGACGGCTTCCGCACCTCGCACGAGATAGATAAGGTGGAGGAGATGTCCTACGAAACACTCGCCTCCCTGCTCGACAGGGAGGCGCTCGCCGCGTTCCGCGCCGCCTCGCTGAACCCCGAGCGGCCGATGATGCGCAGCACCGTGCAGAATCCCGACATCTACTTCCAGGTGCGCGAGGCCAACAACGGCTTCTACGACGCGCTGCCCGCCATCGTTGAGGAATACATGGAGAAGATCAGCGGCATAACCGGCCGCGAATACCATCTCTTCAACTACTACGGAGCGCCGGACGCCGAAGAGGTCATCGTCGCGATGGGCTCCGTCAGCGGCACGGTGGAAGAGGCCGTCGATTACCTCAACGCGCGGGGCAGAAAGACCGGCTTCATCCAGGTACACCTCTTCCGTCCCTTCTCGCTGAAACATCTTTTCGCGGTACTTCCCGCCACGGTGAAAAAGATCGCCGCCCTCGACCGCTGCAAGGAGATGGGCTCCAACGGCGGCCCGCTATATCAGGATATATGCACCGCCTTCACCGGCACGGGGCGCGGCGTCACGATCGTCGGCGGGCGCTACGGCCTCTCCTCAAAAGACACCGACCCGACGCAGATCATCGCCGTCTTCGACAACCTCGCGAAGGCCGAACCGAAAAACGACTTCACGATCGGCATCACCGACGACGTGACACACCTTTCTCTGCCGCTCGGCGACGCGGTCTATCCCGACGGCGCGCGTCAGATGTCCTTCAAATTCTGGGGGCTCGGCGGCGACGGCACCGTCGGCGCTAATAAAAACACCATCGACATCATCAACAGCTACACCGATAAATATGGCCAGGCCTATTTCGAGTATGACGCGAAAAAGTCCTTCGGCGTCACCATCTCGCACCTGCGCTTCTCCGACGGCCCGATACGCTCCTCATATTTCGTAAAGCGGGCCGATTTCGTCGCGGCGCACAACCAGACCTACATTCAGAACTACGACATCGTCAGCGAGCTCAAAGAGGGCGGCACGCTCCTGCTCAACTGCCCGTGGGAGCCGGACGAACTTGAGGGGAAAATTCCCGCCGACATCCGCCGCAAGCTCGCGCGCAAGAGGGCGAAATTCTACATCATCAACGCGACTAAGATCGCCGAAAAACACGGACTCGGCAGCCACGTCAATATCCCGCTTCAATCGGCCTTCTTTCATCTGGTTGACCTGATCCCGATAGACGAGGCCAAACAATATATGAAGGACGCCGTCAAAAAGACCTTCTTCGCGAAGGGCGACGAAGTCGTCAGCCGCAACATCGCGGCAATAGACGACGGCGGCGCGATGCTCGTGAAGGTTGATATCCCGGATTCGTGGCTCGATGCGCAGGACGCGCCGAAACCGCGCCGCGCCGGCGAGCCGGCGATAGTCGAAAAGCTGCTCGCGCCGATCAACCGCCAGCAGGGCGACAGCCTCCCGGTCAGCGCCTTCAAAGGTTACGAGGACGGCACCGTCGAACTTGGCCTCACAGCCTTTGAAAAGCGCGCCATCGCCACAAGCGTGCCCGAGTGGGACCCCGCGCGCTGCATCCAGTGCAACCGCTGTTCCTACGTCTGCCCGCACGCCGTCATCCGTCCCTACCTGCTCACGGAGGCGGAAAAAGAGGCCGCGCCGGAGGGTTTCCTCACAATGCCGGCGATCGGCCAGAAAGACATGTACTTCTCCATGCAGGTCAGCCGTGACGACTGCACCGGCTGCGGCAGCTGCGTTACGGTATGTCCGTCTAAAGAAAAGGCGCTGACGATGGTGCCGATAGAAAAATCAAAATCGCTGCCGGAACAGTGGGCCTACGGCCTTACGATCTCCGACAAGGAGGGCAAGTTCGACCCCTGGACGGTGAAGGGCAGCCAGTTCCGCCAGCCGCTGCTCGAATTCTCGGCGGCCTGCGCGGGCTGCGGCGAAACGCCCTACGCGAAGCTGATGACGCAGCTCTTCGGAGACCGCGTCTACTGGGCCAACGCCACCGGCTGCTCGCAGGCCTGGGGCGGCGCGATGCCGGGCATACCTTACACGAAAAACAAAGATGGCAAAGGCCCCGCCTGGTCGAACTCGCTCTTTGAAAACAACGCCGAATTCAGCCTCGGCATGTTCCTCTCCGTGAAACAGCAGCGCGAAGCGCAGAGGCTGCGCGCTGAAAAGCTGCTCGCGGCCGGCATACCGGCGGCGCTCAAAACGGCGCTTGAAGAATGGCTCGCGGCCTTCGACGACTTCAACGGTTCGGCCGCGGCGGCGAAAAAGCTGACAGCGCAGCTCGAAGCGGCACAGCTCACGGACGAGGCGGCCGCCGCCGCGCGTGAAATGCTCGCCAACAAAGACCAATTCTCGAAAAAGAGCTTCTGGATGTACGGCGGCGACGGCTGGGCCTACGACATCGGCTTCGGCGGCCTCGACCACGTGCTTGCGATGGGCGAGAACGTCAACGCCCTCATCGTCGACACCGAGGTCTACTCCAACACCGGCGGCCAGTCGTCGAAATCGACGCCGATCGGCGCCGTCGCGCAGTTCTGCATCAGCGGCAAAAAAGTCGCGAAAAAAGACCTCGGCGCGATGCTGATGACCTACGGCAACATCTATGTGGCGCAGGTGGCGATGGGCGCGGATATGAACCAGCTCATCAAGGCCATGCGCGAAGCCGAGGAATACGAGGGCCCCTCGGTGGTCATCGCCTACACTCCCTGCCTCGCGCACGGCATCAAAGGAGGCATGGGCAGCGCGCAGGAAGAGATGAAGCGCGCCGTGGCCGCGGGTTATTGGACGCTCTACCGCTACGACCCGCGCAAAGAAAAGCCGCTGACGGTAGACTCAAAGGCCCCGACGATGGACTATGAGGAATTCCTTGACGGCGAAGTCCGCTACTCGGCGCTCAAACGCACCTTCCCCGAAAATGCGAAGAAATACTTCAAAGAGGGCAGCGAAGAGGCCGCGGCGAGATACGCCAGATATAAGCATATAGAAGAAAACCAGTAAATCGGCGTTTATACGCGCCGCTGACTTAGCTCAACAAGGCCGGAAAATCCTCGACGCACCAAAGTGCGCCTGCGGTTTTCCGGCCTTATTTCGCGTGGTCATTGGCACGTATAAACGCCGATTTACTCGATTGGGAGGGAACGATAAACTGGGGTTTATATTTTTAAGCCTCCCTCGCCGAGGGAGGTGGGCCGGCGCGCGGTTTTTGCGCCGGGTCGGAAGGAGTGTTGCTCTGCGTGGCGCATGTTTTCCGCGCCACGCAGAGCCCGCGGCGCAAGCCGCGGAAGGCCAAAGACAAAACCAAGGTCACATCTCCTCCACCCGCCTGCGGCGGGAGCCCCCTCGGATGAACAGAGTCCCGAAAATCGGACAGCCAAATAAAGCCCCTGGATTATAATAAAACTAAATACATATAAAGGGGGCTCTTCTATGCGTAAACGTAAAACAGAAGAAAGAATAAAAGCAATTGAGATGCACAAACAGGGAATTCCACGAAGGCGGATTGCTGAAGAACTTGGTGTTAGTCATGATTCTGTTAAAACATGGATATCTTTATATAAGAGCGGACAGAAGGACTTACTGGATGATACAAGGAAAAAAAGAACCTACAGCAAGGCTGTAAAACTTGAAGCTGTTTCGGCTCATTTAGAAGAGGGACGTACTATGGTAGATGTTACCTCATCTTTTAACATTTCAAGTCCCTCTCTTTTAAGGCGATGGTGTAAGGAATTTATCGAACAAGGGGATATTTCTAGTTCAAAACAAGACTGTCCAGATAAGAAATTGGAAGTTACAAATAGCATAGAAAAGATTAAAGAGCTGGAAATGCAGGTCGATGTATTAAAAAAAGCCTTAGAGCTGCAAAGGTGGTGATAGAAAGAAATATTAAATACAGAATCATTTTTGAATTTTCAACAAAACATTCTGTCTGTGTAATGTGTAGATTTTTGTCCGTATCTCGTTCGACATACTACAGTTGGCTAAAGCGGCGTGGAATGGAAGATAAAGACGGTCCTCTCATAGAAGCAATAAGAACGGGACAGAATATCAACAAAAACACTTATGGGTACAGGCGAATGACTCTGTGGCTCAACAACTTCATTGGCATTCATGTAAACAATAAGAGGGTAAGGCGTGTTATGAAAAAAAGCGGGACTTCAAGCGGAAATAAGAAAAAAGAAAAAGTTTAAAGTGATGTCAGGAAATATCCACAGCTATGAGAATATCCTGAACAGAGAATTTCGTTCCGACAGACCAAACCAGAAACTGGTTACTGATATCACATATATACGAACAAAAAGGGTAATATATTCCTCTCCATGATAAAAGATCTCTTTGATAATTCCATACAGGGATATCAAATCAGTCGTAATAATAATATTAAGTTAGTAAGCGATACATTGAAGAAAGCATTTGAAAATAATAATAAGGTGGTCGCTGATGGACCAATCCTCCACAGCGACCAGGGGTTTCAATATACAAGCCATGCATATTTCAACCTGACACAAAGATACGGACTCAAGGTCTCGATGTCAAGGAAAGGAAATTGTTTGGATAACGCCTGTGCAGAAAACTTCTTTAGTCACATTAAATCAGAACTCGTCAACCGAGTAAAATGGGAGAACTACGAGGAGGCCAAAGATGCTATAGACGAATATATAAGGTATTATAATAACGACAGGATACAGATAAAATTGAAAAAGGCTCCGATGCAATATCGAAGTCTCTTTATTGAATAAATTTTTGATACCCTTGGGAGCTTTTATAGCGTTGTCCGGTTTGCGGGACTCTGTTCAGGAGAGGGAGCCTTTTAAAGAGCAAAGCCAAACCCGACGACTCTAGGCTCCGGCTCGGAGGCCGGAGCGACGGAAGGGCAGCCAGATAAATCGCTGTTTATCTTTTCCCTACAATCGCGTAAATCGGCGTTTAGAAGTGCGAGTTGCTAAATAAAACGGGGGCTCCGATACCGGAGCCCCCGTTTTATGACGCAAATCGTGCTTATAAACGCCGATTTACCAGTTTTTTCAGTCGCTCAGCCTTCCGCCTTCGGCGAATAGCGTTTGTTCCGTTATATAGGAGGCGCCTTCTTAATAGGCCATGTCCTCGTCTTTGGCGATCTTCGCCGCCGCCCAGGCCGGCACCGGCGGTAACTGCTCGTCCTCCGGCTTCAGCGGAACGTCGATGAGGCAGGGGCCGTCCGCCTTGAGGCATTTGGCGAATATCTCTTCAAATTCGCTCATGCTGCCGGCGCGGCAGCCCGTAAGGCCCAGTGATTCGGCGAATTTGACGTAATCGACCTTCGCGAAATCGGTGAATTGGCGGAAGTTCCGCGTGATTTCCGCCCCGGTATGGACGCGCTGCGTACCGCGTATCCAGCCGAATGTCCCGTTGTTGAAGAGGACGTATATTATCTTCAGGCCAAGCCGTGCCGCCGTTTCCAGCTCCGCGCCGCAGAAACCGAAGCTGCCGTCGCCGATGAGCCCTACCACGGGAGCCTCAGCCGCCGTGCCGCAGCGCGCGCCGATCGCCGCCGGTATCGCGTAGCCGAGCGCGCCCATCGAGAAATTGTAGGCGGCGCGCCGTCCAGCGCGCGCTATGCGCAGAAAGCAGGAGGAATAGATCGCCGGGCTGCCCGGGTCTACGGCGAAGAAGGCGGTGTCGGGCGTCAGCCTTTCGATCGCGCGCACGAGCGAGAGCGGGTGCGGTTCGTCGCCGCAGCGCGCCATGATCGCTTCCAGCTTCTTCTCATGAGCGGCCTTTTCTTCGGCGCAGCGCGCGGCCCACGCGCCTCTGTCGGG
The window above is part of the Cloacibacillus evryensis DSM 19522 genome. Proteins encoded here:
- the nifJ gene encoding pyruvate:ferredoxin (flavodoxin) oxidoreductase, whose product is MKEKKLVTMDGNEAAAYIAYAFTEVAAIYPITPSSPMAEKTDAWSAKGKKNIFGQTVSLIEMQSEAGAAAAVHGALETGALAASFTSSQGLMLMIPVLHRLSGQRHPGVLHVAARTVGTHAFSIFGDHSDVMNCRQCGLAMLATGSVQEIMDLAGVAHLAAIKARIPFMHFFDGFRTSHEIDKVEEMSYETLASLLDREALAAFRAASLNPERPMMRSTVQNPDIYFQVREANNGFYDALPAIVEEYMEKISGITGREYHLFNYYGAPDAEEVIVAMGSVSGTVEEAVDYLNARGRKTGFIQVHLFRPFSLKHLFAVLPATVKKIAALDRCKEMGSNGGPLYQDICTAFTGTGRGVTIVGGRYGLSSKDTDPTQIIAVFDNLAKAEPKNDFTIGITDDVTHLSLPLGDAVYPDGARQMSFKFWGLGGDGTVGANKNTIDIINSYTDKYGQAYFEYDAKKSFGVTISHLRFSDGPIRSSYFVKRADFVAAHNQTYIQNYDIVSELKEGGTLLLNCPWEPDELEGKIPADIRRKLARKRAKFYIINATKIAEKHGLGSHVNIPLQSAFFHLVDLIPIDEAKQYMKDAVKKTFFAKGDEVVSRNIAAIDDGGAMLVKVDIPDSWLDAQDAPKPRRAGEPAIVEKLLAPINRQQGDSLPVSAFKGYEDGTVELGLTAFEKRAIATSVPEWDPARCIQCNRCSYVCPHAVIRPYLLTEAEKEAAPEGFLTMPAIGQKDMYFSMQVSRDDCTGCGSCVTVCPSKEKALTMVPIEKSKSLPEQWAYGLTISDKEGKFDPWTVKGSQFRQPLLEFSAACAGCGETPYAKLMTQLFGDRVYWANATGCSQAWGGAMPGIPYTKNKDGKGPAWSNSLFENNAEFSLGMFLSVKQQREAQRLRAEKLLAAGIPAALKTALEEWLAAFDDFNGSAAAAKKLTAQLEAAQLTDEAAAAAREMLANKDQFSKKSFWMYGGDGWAYDIGFGGLDHVLAMGENVNALIVDTEVYSNTGGQSSKSTPIGAVAQFCISGKKVAKKDLGAMLMTYGNIYVAQVAMGADMNQLIKAMREAEEYEGPSVVIAYTPCLAHGIKGGMGSAQEEMKRAVAAGYWTLYRYDPRKEKPLTVDSKAPTMDYEEFLDGEVRYSALKRTFPENAKKYFKEGSEEAAARYARYKHIEENQ
- a CDS encoding IS3 family transposase, whose product is MEDKDGPLIEAIRTGQNINKNTYGYRRMTLWLNNFIGIHVNNKRVRRVMKKSGTSSGNKKKEKV
- a CDS encoding AMP-binding protein; its protein translation is MKLSFSTFGWHDYTWEDFCAVAKDGGFAGIEVHNIHEPTLVKKNSIFDPARANAAHREMTEAGLSIPCIDAWHNIADGAKFEDNCAEIMDYINTAKSLRVPYVRLGAKDTGSSFADERAAVMRVLEKMLPAAQEAGVTLLIETIGIFSDTDKLCDVLNSFSCDNLAALWDMQHTFRDAGEAPEKTVKNLGAYIKHVHLKDSDVVDGVMEYRLICEGSLPVDAMMRALYSLNYDGFISMEWDPQWVPDIESIELISLHFVNTMNRFGNPARMVKSKRLYENKRGTGLYPWQKDKLIEKTFGAVLDRVVEEFPDQYAFKYTTLNYTRTYSEFRDDVDEFARALISLGVGPGSHVAIWATNLPQWYVTFWATTKIGAVLVTVNTAYKIHEAEYLLRQSDTHTLVMIKGFRDSHYDEIVKELCPELETAAAGKPLACRRLPFLRNVITVDFKMKGCLTWEEAVSRAHMTPLEEVHRLAAAVDIHDVCNMQYTSGTTGFPKGVMLTHYNVVNNGKCIGDRMDLSTADRMMIQVPMFHCFGMVLAMTASMTHAATLSPLPYFSTKASLACINQERITCFHGVPTMFIAMMEHEDFDKTDFSYMRTGIMAGSPCPISKMRDVVDKMNMKEIVIVYGQTEASPGCTMSDTGDSLEVRVETVGHALPEIECRVVDPETGEELPDEVPGEFVARGYNIMKGYYKMPEATAAAIDADGWLHTGDLACRTAAGDYRITGRLKDMIIRGGENIYPKELEEFLYTHPKVKDVQVIGVPDEALGEEICACVVLKEGEEATEAEIKEFFLSHMARHKCPRYIDFVDDFPMNAAGKILKYKMREDAVKKYGLENAAAVKTA
- a CDS encoding alpha-isopropylmalate synthase regulatory domain-containing protein, with the translated sequence MKRIKFTDITLREAARGLEGALSFKEIIEMAKILDRLNLDVISLAPIANVKIDSLLVRTVAAAVKKSTLSMPVGYTEAGVDTAWSAVAEAAHPRLYVEAPLSAVQMEFVCNKKPEGIIEMIGKLVRKSRGLCEDVEFAAVDATRSEPEFLYQALRTALAAGASTVTVCDSAGTMMPYEFNNFVKEIYANVPELKEAALAVKCSNELSMAAACAVSAVKAGASEVDVVVSGGCAPELETASHIIRTRGDDCGFFSGIKYTELHRSIAQMHWISRSERSKTSAFDTGFSISDGSGIRLDANDDITAVGKAVERLGYDLSEEDMVKVYDTFINVAAKKSVGTKELEAIIATSALQVPPAYELVSFVINSGNVISATANIHCRRDGEDLFGLAVGDGPIDASFLAIEQITGHHYELDDFQIQAVTEGREAMGSTLVKLRSNGKLYSGNGISTDIIGSSIRAYFNALNKISYEENHR
- a CDS encoding IS3 family transposase, whose protein sequence is MYTNKKGNIFLSMIKDLFDNSIQGYQISRNNNIKLVSDTLKKAFENNNKVVADGPILHSDQGFQYTSHAYFNLTQRYGLKVSMSRKGNCLDNACAENFFSHIKSELVNRVKWENYEEAKDAIDEYIRYYNNDRIQIKLKKAPMQYRSLFIE
- a CDS encoding helix-turn-helix domain-containing protein; protein product: MRKRKTEERIKAIEMHKQGIPRRRIAEELGVSHDSVKTWISLYKSGQKDLLDDTRKKRTYSKAVKLEAVSAHLEEGRTMVDVTSSFNISSPSLLRRWCKEFIEQGDISSSKQDCPDKKLEVTNSIEKIKELEMQVDVLKKALELQRW